In Hyphomicrobiaceae bacterium, the following are encoded in one genomic region:
- a CDS encoding polymer-forming cytoskeletal protein, giving the protein MSNNKGVLVIGRDTVLQGEVSNCREIEVFGYVDGKLDAAKVVVHPQGRLFGVVKAENADIQGELQGDVRVKELISIRSTGNVAGSVKYGRLAMEEGAELSASVRNVPPTVAGDLDLAVGKGRAVRITTADLTAVDPDDHTNNLTFAVSNAANGFISFSSAPSQPISSFTQEDLEQGRVLFSHDGSNADTAKFDVVVADKSGATSGAPQTVRVAVRN; this is encoded by the coding sequence GTGTCGAATAACAAGGGCGTGCTGGTCATCGGTAGGGACACGGTGCTCCAAGGCGAAGTGAGCAATTGCCGCGAAATCGAGGTGTTCGGCTATGTCGACGGCAAGCTCGACGCCGCCAAAGTTGTGGTCCATCCGCAGGGCCGTCTCTTCGGTGTTGTGAAAGCCGAGAACGCCGACATCCAGGGTGAGCTGCAAGGCGATGTTCGCGTCAAGGAGCTGATCTCGATCCGCAGCACCGGTAACGTTGCGGGCAGCGTCAAGTATGGCCGTCTGGCGATGGAAGAAGGCGCGGAGCTTTCAGCAAGCGTGCGCAACGTACCGCCCACGGTCGCTGGTGATCTCGATTTGGCGGTTGGAAAAGGCCGCGCAGTACGGATCACGACTGCCGATCTCACCGCAGTCGATCCCGACGACCACACCAATAACCTGACATTCGCGGTTTCTAATGCTGCCAACGGCTTCATCAGCTTTTCGAGCGCGCCAAGCCAGCCGATAAGCAGCTTCACGCAGGAGGATCTGGAGCAGGGCAGGGTGCTATTCTCCCATGACGGCTCGAATGCGGATACCGCGAAGTTCGATGTCGTAGTGGCTGACAAGTCCGGTGCGACGTCGGGCGCACCGCAAACTGTGCGGGTGGCCGTGCGCAACTAG
- a CDS encoding ATP12 family protein produces MNSSEKGNGSNGTDSKPSGGPKGAISDSLAKPLPKRFYNDVSVSDGAFFQILLDGRVVRTPKKRALVLPTRKLANAVAAEWAAQKDVIDPSTMPMTRFSNTAIDAVADAANEVAADIVAYAGRDLLCYRAETPAELAIRQAKAWDPVVDWAREALGAHFTVVHGVMPVDQPVLALQRIAKALEPHEPFRLTALHVMTTLTGSAILALAQARGFLSSEQAWNAAHVDEDYQISVWGADYEAAEKRKQRQKDFDAATRLIATLT; encoded by the coding sequence ATGAACAGCTCGGAAAAAGGAAACGGGTCAAACGGCACGGACAGCAAGCCGTCCGGCGGGCCCAAGGGTGCGATCAGCGACAGTCTGGCGAAACCGCTTCCCAAGCGCTTCTATAATGACGTGAGCGTCAGCGACGGCGCCTTCTTCCAAATTTTGCTCGACGGCCGCGTCGTCAGAACGCCGAAAAAGCGGGCGCTGGTGCTTCCAACCCGCAAACTCGCCAATGCGGTTGCCGCCGAATGGGCAGCGCAAAAGGATGTCATCGATCCCAGTACCATGCCGATGACGCGCTTTTCCAACACCGCCATCGATGCAGTTGCGGATGCGGCGAACGAAGTCGCCGCCGATATCGTGGCTTATGCCGGCCGGGATCTTTTGTGCTATCGCGCCGAAACACCGGCAGAGCTTGCAATCCGCCAGGCCAAGGCCTGGGATCCCGTCGTCGATTGGGCGCGCGAGGCTCTTGGAGCACATTTTACCGTCGTCCACGGTGTTATGCCCGTCGATCAGCCAGTGTTGGCGTTACAGCGCATCGCAAAGGCGTTGGAACCGCACGAGCCATTCCGGCTCACCGCGCTGCATGTGATGACGACCCTGACAGGCTCGGCCATTCTCGCCCTTGCCCAAGCTCGCGGCTTCTTATCGAGCGAGCAAGCATGGAACGCAGCGCATGTCGATGAGGACTACCAGATCTCAGTCTGGGGTGCGGATTACGAAGCTGCTGAAAAGCGCAAACAGCGCCAAAAAGATTTCGACGCTGCGACTAGGCTGATCGCCACACTGACTTAA
- a CDS encoding RluA family pseudouridine synthase: MSDTPPKVESIRVKQGEADMRLDRWFRVHFPEVGYSYLQKLLRSGQVRVNSKRAQANDRLEPGFEIRVPAIVRQPKSTGSGLKPPPGLSKGDRDTIEKMIIYEDEHVLVLNKPFGLAVQGGTGTKKHIDGMLAGMADRFGGERPRLVHRIDRDTTGILLVAKTRDAAAKLGRTFQTRSAAKTYWALVKGLPKPPQGKIEAALVKATGPDGDRVRKALPGEQDKAMHATTHYSVIDRVANRAAWVSLKPVTGRQHQLRAHMHMIGHPIVGDNKYEGDVHMPAENIEKKLHLHARRLIIPHPVTKEKIDVTAPLPPHMKASWETLGFDEKKFGGKEE; this comes from the coding sequence ATGAGCGATACGCCGCCCAAAGTTGAAAGCATCCGCGTTAAACAGGGCGAGGCGGATATGCGCCTCGACCGCTGGTTCCGCGTGCATTTCCCCGAGGTGGGTTACAGCTATCTGCAAAAGTTGCTTCGCTCTGGGCAGGTCCGTGTCAACTCGAAGCGCGCCCAGGCCAATGACCGGCTGGAGCCCGGCTTTGAAATCCGCGTTCCGGCCATCGTGCGCCAGCCCAAGTCCACCGGCTCAGGCCTCAAGCCACCACCGGGCCTGTCGAAGGGCGACCGCGACACAATCGAGAAGATGATCATCTATGAGGATGAGCACGTTCTCGTTCTCAACAAGCCGTTCGGCCTTGCGGTACAGGGTGGCACGGGCACCAAGAAACATATCGACGGAATGCTCGCTGGAATGGCTGACCGCTTCGGCGGGGAGCGCCCGCGCCTCGTCCACCGTATCGACCGCGATACGACCGGCATTCTTCTCGTTGCCAAAACGCGCGATGCCGCCGCCAAACTTGGCCGCACGTTTCAGACCCGCTCGGCGGCAAAAACCTACTGGGCGCTGGTGAAAGGCCTACCCAAGCCTCCCCAGGGCAAGATTGAAGCCGCGCTGGTGAAGGCAACTGGGCCTGATGGCGACCGGGTGCGAAAAGCACTCCCCGGCGAGCAAGACAAAGCCATGCACGCCACAACGCATTATTCCGTGATCGACCGCGTTGCCAACAGAGCGGCCTGGGTTTCGCTCAAGCCCGTAACAGGCCGACAGCACCAGTTACGCGCCCACATGCATATGATCGGCCACCCCATTGTGGGCGACAACAAGTATGAGGGTGACGTTCACATGCCAGCGGAGAATATCGAAAAGAAGCTGCACTTGCATGCGCGGCGCCTCATCATTCCTCATCCGGTCACCAAGGAGAAGATCGACGTCACGGCTCCGTTGCCACCCCACATGAAGGCATCGTGGGAAACCTTGGGTTTCGATGAGAAGAAGTTCGGAGGCAAGGAGGAATGA
- a CDS encoding CrcB family protein has product MKLLLLASAGGAIGAGTRFLVNEAFASRGLVSFPWATLTVNMLGGFLMGAVMVLVMERFDGSPEIRTFLATGMLGGLTTFSAFTYELSQMIGADGLASPRLFAYIALSVLFALGALYAGMAVARAVIS; this is encoded by the coding sequence ATGAAACTTCTCCTCCTCGCGTCGGCGGGTGGCGCTATCGGCGCGGGCACGCGCTTCCTCGTAAACGAAGCGTTTGCGTCGCGGGGCCTGGTGTCCTTTCCCTGGGCCACGCTGACGGTGAACATGCTCGGCGGGTTTCTGATGGGAGCCGTGATGGTTCTGGTTATGGAGCGCTTCGACGGTTCGCCGGAAATCCGCACCTTTCTCGCGACCGGAATGCTCGGTGGCCTTACCACGTTTTCCGCATTCACCTATGAACTGTCGCAGATGATCGGGGCTGACGGGCTCGCCAGTCCGCGTCTGTTCGCCTACATCGCGCTTTCCGTCCTCTTCGCACTCGGTGCGCTCTACGCCGGCATGGCCGTTGCGCGCGCGGTGATTTCATGA
- a CDS encoding MgtC/SapB family protein, whose translation MESLELLQRLSVALAIGLLIGLERGWQTRMETEGERAIGFRTHTLAGILGGVWGALVHGADGSGLIALAIAFSMFALLIGFFRYREVVHERTYGATTLVAAMLAFSLGAFAVLGNMQVAAAAGIATAGLLAMKEMLHSWIKRMTWPELRSVLVLASMTFIALPILPNEPVDPWGALNPYEIWLLTVLIAAISFAGYVAIKLLGDRNGIAVTGIAGGLASSTAVTINMASLAAKQPEHRGPLVAGALISGTVMMARVLTVAGIVNHALLLKLATPLILGGLVQAGAGVYLLAIHSPPDRNGNDLDLKNPFDLVSVLKFGAFLTVLMVLVHFVTKYAGDAGVYLLSAISGVADVDAITLSMARLGGTSLDLNVAARAVLIVVAVNTLSKAALGWITGGAAFGVRMAVVGLTAIAAGGLWLALA comes from the coding sequence ATGGAAAGTCTGGAACTCCTGCAGCGCTTATCGGTCGCCCTCGCCATCGGACTGTTGATCGGCCTTGAACGGGGCTGGCAGACCCGCATGGAAACTGAAGGCGAGCGAGCCATCGGTTTTCGCACACACACGCTTGCGGGCATTTTGGGCGGAGTCTGGGGCGCCCTTGTCCACGGCGCAGACGGAAGCGGGCTGATCGCGCTTGCAATAGCGTTCAGCATGTTTGCCCTGCTGATTGGCTTTTTTCGATATCGCGAGGTTGTCCACGAACGAACTTACGGGGCTACTACGCTGGTCGCGGCCATGCTCGCGTTCTCTCTAGGCGCTTTCGCCGTGCTCGGGAACATGCAGGTCGCAGCCGCTGCCGGGATCGCGACCGCCGGCCTGCTGGCGATGAAGGAAATGCTTCATTCCTGGATCAAACGCATGACATGGCCCGAGCTCCGCTCGGTTCTCGTGTTGGCGTCGATGACGTTTATTGCATTGCCTATACTGCCCAATGAGCCGGTCGATCCCTGGGGCGCGCTCAATCCTTACGAGATCTGGCTGCTGACGGTGCTCATCGCAGCCATCTCGTTCGCTGGATATGTCGCCATCAAGCTGCTCGGTGACCGCAACGGAATAGCCGTGACCGGCATCGCCGGTGGATTGGCCTCCTCCACCGCCGTCACCATCAACATGGCAAGCCTGGCCGCCAAGCAGCCTGAACACCGGGGCCCACTCGTGGCGGGCGCGCTGATCTCGGGTACCGTCATGATGGCTCGCGTCCTTACAGTTGCTGGCATCGTCAATCACGCACTGCTGCTGAAGCTTGCGACGCCCTTGATCCTCGGCGGATTGGTGCAAGCAGGAGCAGGTGTGTATCTGCTCGCTATTCACTCCCCGCCCGATCGCAACGGCAATGACCTCGATCTGAAAAATCCCTTCGACCTCGTCAGCGTCCTGAAGTTCGGCGCCTTTCTAACCGTGCTGATGGTGCTCGTGCACTTTGTAACCAAATACGCAGGTGACGCGGGCGTTTACTTGCTCTCCGCGATTTCAGGTGTCGCCGACGTCGATGCGATCACCCTCTCAATGGCCCGCCTCGGCGGGACGAGCCTGGATCTCAACGTGGCAGCCCGCGCCGTTCTCATCGTTGTCGCTGTCAATACACTGTCCAAGGCCGCGCTCGGATGGATAACGGGCGGAGCGGCATTTGGTGTGCGCATGGCCGTTGTTGGGCTGACGGCGATTGCGGCAGGCGGCCTCTGGCTGGCGCTAGCCTGA
- a CDS encoding HAD-IA family hydrolase → MKLLIFDCDGTIVDSQAGIVLSMDHAFRSLNLEPPTRAQTLSVVGLSLPEAFSVLAPDVDPEVRIMLAERYKSAFRDLDRDPSDCEVLFPRCREVITQLAADDNVVLGIATGKSKRGVDRLIEREGWHGHFITIQTADDHPSKPHPSMVLTAMVETGAEPHETIMIGDTTYDIQMALAAKVGALGVTWGYHPRDELADVGAHLIIDDYSEMPGALDRIFEQLSAHA, encoded by the coding sequence ATGAAACTCCTCATCTTCGATTGCGATGGCACGATCGTCGATAGTCAGGCCGGTATCGTCCTGTCGATGGACCACGCCTTTCGCTCATTGAACCTGGAGCCGCCGACGCGCGCACAAACCCTGTCGGTTGTCGGCCTGTCACTTCCGGAAGCGTTTTCGGTTCTCGCACCCGATGTCGACCCTGAGGTGCGGATCATGCTGGCTGAACGTTACAAGAGCGCGTTTCGCGACCTCGACCGCGATCCTTCGGATTGTGAGGTTCTCTTTCCGCGATGCCGCGAAGTGATAACTCAACTCGCAGCTGATGATAATGTCGTACTTGGCATCGCGACCGGAAAATCCAAACGCGGCGTAGATCGGCTGATCGAGCGAGAAGGCTGGCATGGGCACTTCATCACTATCCAAACCGCGGATGACCATCCATCAAAGCCACATCCGTCTATGGTTCTGACTGCGATGGTCGAAACAGGCGCCGAGCCCCATGAAACGATAATGATTGGCGACACCACCTATGACATTCAGATGGCGCTTGCGGCCAAGGTGGGCGCACTGGGCGTTACTTGGGGCTATCATCCGCGCGATGAACTGGCCGATGTGGGCGCGCATCTCATCATCGACGATTACAGCGAGATGCCTGGCGCATTGGATCGCATATTCGAACAATTGAGCGCGCACGCATGA
- a CDS encoding glutathione S-transferase family protein — MKIYDWHIAPNPRRLHMYVAEKGLDIPLVEVGTDKLTLSDEYKAKYPHAMVPMLELDDGTCIGEAMAIARYLEELYPDPPLFGVDAKDRAIVDMWEKRANEEGMLAASELFRNTAATFADRGLPGSAQPIPQIPELTTRALERMSRFFKKFDAQLADKRFVAGDRYTVADITTLCAIDFGKWTDVDIPDDCKNLRRWYDEVSARPSAKV; from the coding sequence ATGAAGATCTACGACTGGCACATCGCGCCTAATCCGCGTCGCTTACACATGTATGTCGCGGAAAAGGGGTTGGACATTCCGTTGGTCGAAGTCGGCACCGACAAGCTCACGCTCAGCGACGAGTACAAAGCCAAGTATCCGCACGCGATGGTTCCGATGCTGGAGCTGGATGACGGCACGTGCATCGGTGAAGCGATGGCAATCGCGCGCTATCTTGAGGAACTCTATCCTGATCCGCCGCTGTTTGGAGTCGATGCAAAGGATCGCGCCATTGTCGATATGTGGGAAAAACGCGCCAATGAGGAGGGTATGCTGGCCGCCTCAGAATTGTTCCGCAATACCGCAGCGACATTCGCCGATCGCGGTCTTCCCGGCTCGGCCCAACCCATCCCGCAAATCCCGGAACTCACGACCCGGGCACTGGAACGCATGAGCCGCTTTTTCAAGAAATTCGATGCCCAGCTCGCCGACAAGCGTTTCGTAGCCGGTGATCGCTACACGGTCGCTGATATCACGACGCTATGCGCCATCGATTTCGGCAAATGGACTGATGTTGATATCCCCGACGACTGCAAGAATTTGCGTCGGTGGTACGATGAGGTCTCGGCGCGTCCCAGCGCAAAAGTATAG
- a CDS encoding replication-associated recombination protein A: MTNLFEAAGLEKGAPRPLADRLRPQKLSEVVGQDHLVGPDGTLTRMLSSGRLPSLILWGPPGSGKTTIARLLAGETKLAFEQLSAIFSGVADLRKAFDRARMLREQGKGTLLFIDEIHRFNRSQQDSFLPYMEDGTITLVGATTENPSFELNAALLSRSNVLLLNRHDETALENILKRAETEMGRKLPLDDDARDALKGMADGDGRTMINLAEDVFAAVNDKSKPLNRDALIKLVQRRAPLYDKSREGHYNLISALHKSVRGSDPDAALYYFCRMLDGGEDRLFLARRLVRMAVEDIGLADPQALVVCNAAKDAFDFLGSPEGELALSQAVVYLATAPKSNANYVAYKAAMRAAKEHGSLAPPKTILNAPTKLMEEEGYGSDYLYDHDQPDAFSGQNYFPPEFKKRPQYYDPAERGFEREIKKRLEYWARLRRERGGG; this comes from the coding sequence ATGACAAACCTTTTCGAAGCCGCCGGACTGGAAAAAGGCGCGCCCCGGCCGCTTGCCGACCGGCTGCGGCCGCAGAAATTGAGCGAAGTCGTCGGGCAGGACCACCTTGTCGGCCCGGATGGCACGCTGACGCGCATGCTTTCGTCCGGCCGCCTTCCGAGCCTGATTTTGTGGGGGCCGCCCGGCTCGGGCAAGACCACCATCGCACGCCTCCTGGCGGGCGAGACCAAACTCGCTTTCGAGCAACTGTCCGCCATATTCTCCGGCGTTGCCGATTTACGCAAAGCCTTCGACCGCGCACGAATGCTGCGCGAACAGGGCAAAGGCACACTGCTCTTCATTGACGAGATCCATCGCTTCAACCGTTCTCAACAGGACAGCTTTCTGCCCTACATGGAGGACGGCACGATCACACTCGTCGGCGCCACGACAGAGAATCCTTCTTTCGAGCTCAACGCTGCGCTTCTGTCGCGCTCCAACGTTCTTTTGCTCAATCGCCACGACGAGACGGCGCTTGAAAATATCCTGAAGCGCGCCGAGACCGAAATGGGTCGAAAGCTGCCGCTCGACGACGACGCGCGGGATGCATTGAAAGGCATGGCGGACGGCGACGGCCGCACTATGATCAATCTTGCCGAGGACGTTTTCGCCGCCGTCAACGATAAGTCCAAACCGCTGAACCGCGACGCCCTCATCAAACTCGTTCAACGCCGCGCGCCACTTTACGACAAGTCGCGCGAGGGCCACTACAATCTGATTTCCGCCTTGCACAAGAGCGTTCGCGGCTCGGACCCCGACGCGGCGCTGTACTATTTCTGCCGTATGCTAGACGGAGGCGAAGATCGCCTGTTCCTCGCCCGCCGCTTGGTGCGGATGGCTGTCGAGGACATCGGACTTGCCGATCCGCAGGCACTTGTCGTTTGCAATGCCGCCAAGGACGCTTTCGATTTTCTCGGCAGTCCCGAAGGTGAGCTGGCCCTGTCCCAGGCCGTCGTCTATCTGGCGACCGCGCCGAAATCGAATGCAAACTATGTGGCCTACAAGGCGGCCATGCGCGCCGCCAAAGAGCACGGGAGCCTTGCGCCGCCTAAGACGATACTCAATGCACCGACCAAGCTCATGGAGGAGGAAGGCTACGGGTCGGACTACCTCTACGACCACGATCAGCCCGACGCCTTCTCGGGCCAAAACTATTTCCCACCCGAGTTCAAGAAGCGGCCGCAGTACTACGATCCGGCAGAACGCGGATTTGAGCGCGAAATCAAAAAGCGGCTAGAGTACTGGGCACGGCTCCGCAGAGAGCGCGGAGGCGGTTAA
- a CDS encoding T6SS effector amidase Tae4 family protein has translation MVQFIDLWRGHPTNESVDAPCTVSERSAYAPDEAPVDAIPSPKPAEAHVTPVAPRDQSAIRLGVAMRRAGVRIEELGPRLQTCGIHDRSLMHILSASQFAAALRRAKIAGFGDVELIAGSDVERFEARIIGRTGVLYVRDYWMRPGDAEGRPTGDLIDLWNGYRTTDSWLMEWMSWAGYTSAYGLAREMWFWPVA, from the coding sequence ATGGTCCAGTTCATCGATCTTTGGCGCGGACATCCGACCAACGAGAGCGTCGATGCGCCTTGCACCGTTTCGGAGCGCAGCGCGTATGCGCCTGACGAAGCACCGGTGGATGCCATTCCCAGCCCCAAGCCGGCCGAAGCCCACGTCACACCGGTCGCGCCGCGCGATCAGTCCGCAATTCGCCTCGGCGTCGCCATGCGACGTGCGGGCGTGCGCATCGAAGAACTCGGACCGCGGTTACAAACCTGCGGCATTCACGACCGCTCTTTGATGCACATCCTATCCGCCAGTCAGTTTGCCGCCGCTTTGAGGCGCGCCAAGATTGCCGGCTTCGGCGACGTGGAACTGATCGCGGGAAGCGACGTCGAACGATTTGAGGCCCGCATCATCGGACGTACCGGAGTGCTTTACGTGCGCGACTACTGGATGCGGCCCGGCGATGCGGAGGGCCGCCCGACGGGCGACCTCATTGACTTGTGGAACGGCTATCGTACGACCGACAGTTGGCTCATGGAGTGGATGTCATGGGCGGGATACACATCGGCTTACGGGCTCGCCCGCGAAATGTGGTTCTGGCCGGTCGCCTGA
- the bchE gene encoding magnesium-protoporphyrin IX monomethyl ester anaerobic oxidative cyclase, with the protein MKILIVNPPHKAIGSRMPGEMLPPLGLLAIGGPLICDGHDVSLLDADVADMTPDAIVEAVVAKAPDALLLGHNGSTSAHPTIVDLMKRLRPLIPETWFIYGGVFPTYHWRECLDEMPELDIIVRGEGEETTRRLICAIEDDTPLEEIAGLAFRRLGLAHATPPAPMIRNLDDYRVGWELIDHARYSYYGGKRGVVVQFSRGCPHLCSYCGQRGYWTRWRHRDPKAFAAELGRLYREHGVTMISFADENPTTSKKVWRELLKEIIAQNCKFTMIATLRASDIVRDADILHLYRKAGFERFLIGMEHSDPETLAMVRKGSVTKDDREAIRLLRRHGILSLCTTVFGFNEERDRDYLRIFRQLLVYDPDQIITLFVTPHRWTPFFVQEKDRKVIQTDQRFWDYKHQVLANRHVPAWRSFLWVKLIEVLVQTRPKALFRTYLHPDPAARHGMRWYSRIGRKVWLHEIWEFLTAVRFSPRGPSLEAFWGGPQRGLEDALSIRKDIGRSGASPSHPLSGDRTAA; encoded by the coding sequence ATGAAGATCCTCATCGTCAACCCTCCCCACAAAGCGATTGGCTCGCGGATGCCCGGCGAGATGTTGCCGCCGTTGGGATTGCTCGCTATCGGCGGCCCGCTCATTTGCGACGGTCACGATGTTTCCCTGCTCGATGCCGATGTCGCCGACATGACGCCCGACGCCATTGTGGAGGCGGTGGTTGCTAAGGCACCCGATGCTCTGCTGCTTGGTCACAACGGCTCAACGAGTGCACACCCCACCATCGTCGATCTGATGAAGCGGTTGCGCCCGCTTATCCCCGAGACGTGGTTCATCTACGGCGGCGTATTCCCGACCTACCATTGGCGCGAGTGCCTCGATGAAATGCCCGAACTGGATATCATCGTGCGCGGAGAAGGTGAGGAAACCACCCGCCGCCTGATCTGCGCCATCGAGGATGACACACCCCTGGAGGAGATCGCCGGCCTCGCTTTCCGTCGCTTAGGTCTCGCCCACGCAACCCCGCCTGCTCCGATGATCCGCAATCTCGACGACTACCGCGTCGGCTGGGAGCTGATCGACCACGCGCGCTATTCCTACTACGGCGGAAAGCGCGGCGTCGTCGTCCAGTTCTCGCGCGGATGCCCGCATCTATGCAGCTACTGCGGGCAGCGCGGTTACTGGACCCGCTGGCGCCATCGTGATCCAAAAGCCTTCGCGGCCGAGTTGGGCCGGCTTTACCGCGAGCATGGCGTCACCATGATCTCGTTTGCCGACGAAAACCCCACCACATCAAAGAAAGTCTGGCGCGAGCTGCTCAAGGAGATAATCGCGCAAAACTGCAAGTTCACGATGATTGCCACGTTGCGCGCATCCGACATCGTGCGCGACGCCGACATTTTGCATCTTTATCGCAAGGCGGGCTTTGAACGGTTCTTGATCGGCATGGAACACTCCGATCCCGAAACCCTCGCCATGGTCCGCAAGGGAAGTGTGACCAAGGACGACCGTGAGGCCATCAGGCTTTTACGCCGGCACGGAATCTTGTCCTTATGCACCACCGTATTCGGCTTCAACGAGGAACGCGACCGCGATTATTTGCGCATCTTCCGCCAGCTGCTCGTCTACGATCCCGATCAGATCATCACGCTCTTCGTGACGCCGCACAGATGGACCCCGTTCTTCGTGCAGGAGAAAGATCGCAAGGTCATCCAGACTGATCAGCGCTTCTGGGACTACAAGCATCAGGTTCTCGCAAATCGTCACGTGCCCGCATGGCGAAGCTTTCTCTGGGTCAAGCTGATCGAAGTTCTGGTGCAGACGCGGCCCAAAGCCTTGTTTCGCACCTATTTGCATCCTGATCCCGCCGCGCGCCATGGGATGCGATGGTACTCTCGCATTGGCCGCAAGGTGTGGCTGCATGAGATCTGGGAATTCCTCACCGCCGTTCGCTTCTCACCTCGTGGGCCATCGCTCGAAGCATTCTGGGGTGGGCCACAACGCGGTCTCGAAGATGCGCTGAGCATCCGCAAAGACATCGGCCGCTCGGGGGCCAGCCCCTCGCATCCACTTTCGGGAGATCGCACCGCAGCATGA